TTGCCCCGGTCTGTATTCATTCACAATCACCTGATCAGCGATTTTTGGCATGTGTCTATCTTTCCATAATTTCTCAGACAACTCTTCCAGCCACTCAGGCAATTTACCATTACCAATACGCATATCACGGGCTACCCTCCGCGCTTTGTAGTCGTACTTATACCCGTAATGCTGAACCCGCCGTTTCAGGTCGTTGAGCCACTGTTGTTCATCAATCCGCTTCATCAGCATATTGTGTTTACTCTCATTGATATAGTCTTCTTTGTAATCAAGCTCGGCGATTACATCAATCGCCTCCTGATTGCTTAGAGGGGGCAATCTGGAAAAGAGGCTTAATTGTTCTTGCATGGTTAAGTCCCTAATGGTCTAAAACGGTAATAGATCGTTGGAAAGTATATCACAATAGACCTGTCTCGGGTTAGACCGACGCATTATTAACTGCTGGTCTTCTTTTGAATTTTTTGGTAGTGCGTTCGTACAACTAAACCACAATCTCTAATAATTGAATCGTCATAGTGATTTCTTCACCCGCAAAGGGATGGTTGCCGTCTAATGTCACGGTTTGGGATGTTATGTCTTTTACAGAGACTTCGACGGGTGTACCAGTGGGGTCGGCCTGTACTTCCATACGCATTCCCTTTTCGAGAAGTGCATCGGGAGGAAATTTCGATCGCGCAACTTCGATTACAAAGTCGGGATTATAGGGGCCAAACGCATCTTCTGGAGATAGGATCACCGTGCGGGAATCGCCTTCTTCTAATCCGTTTACAAGACGCGTGAATATGTCTTTTACAGATTCGTCTCCCACTGTAAATTCAAATGGTTCATTCTCTGGTGTGCCTTCGGCTATGGTCCCGTCTTCCAGGATTCCCTTGTAATAAATCAATACGCGGTCGCCTGTTTCTGCTTGTGCCATAATGCCTCCCTTATGAGCGTCTGAACAATGTAAACAGGAGAATGGATATTGTCAATTGCGCGCTTGAGATGGTCTATTTTACTAATGGGCGGTTGACACATTTTGTTCGTTTGCTTAATCTTGTAAAATGCACTGGGTTTTGGAGCATTTGTATGCAGGAGGTTTTTGTGAAGCGCATTGTTTTCGGTATTTTTATTGTGACATGTTGTCTGTTTTCCGCTGAGGCCAGTTCTTCGGCGCGCAAAGCCGGTTTTGTATTGCTGCGCGAAGGGGTTGGTGCGCGTGCTGCTGCGATGGGTGAGGCGCAGACCGCTGTGGTAGGTGAACAGACTGCTGCGTTTTGGAATCCGGCAGGTGTGGCGGCTATGCAGGGCAAACATTTTATTCTGGCGCACCACCGATCGTTTCAGGGTATCAAGCAGGGGTATGGCGGCTGGGCTTATGGCAATGATAGACGCGGTCTTGCACTGAGTTTGGGCGTTTATGGGGTTGGTGGATTGGAAGCGCGGCGGGAACCGACCGCGACGCCTGCGGGTACGTTTAGCGTTTACGATCTCAATGCAGGGCTGTCTTATGCGCAGAAGATAGGACAGCGAATTTATGTGGGATTTTCGATTCGGGCATTGCATGAAAATATCGGGCCAGAGAGTGCGTGGGGGATGAGCGCGGATGGGGGCGTGTTGTATCGCTTGTCTGAGAGCTTGATGCTGGGAGCGGCGTATCGAAATTTGGGACGGATGGCGCAGTTAGACCGAGAGCGCACCCCCTTGCCCCGGGTGTTTCGCCTGGGGGGAGCGTGGTTCTGGCACACGTGGATAGCAACAGCCGATTTTCGCCTGCCAGAGGCGGGCAATAGAGGTGCGAATTTTGGTTTGGAATACGGGGTGATGGGCAGGTTGTTTTTACGCGGTGGAATTCAAACCGGGCACGATACGCGCATGTTGTCGTTTGGAATGGGTATTACACGGCGCAACTGGCGGGTGGATTACGCTTTTGTGCCTGCATCGCAGGGGTTGGGCGATTCTCATCGCATTGCAGTGGGGATAAGGTGAGAGGAAGGAGTGTGAAGTATGAAGTGTGAAGGAAGAGGGAGCGATTGTGTCAGACGATTTGAATGGTAATCGGTATTTTCCCACGCAGACGGCTTTGCCCAGGACGCAGGAGAATTTGAGACTGCATGTTGGATTGTTTTTGGCGACTGCGTACACGACGACGGTGGCGGGGATGATCATGTCGCCACAATTGGCCTCTATGTCCGTGTTCGAAGACTGGCGCATTTTCGATCCGCGTTATCTGGTCTATGGTCTGCCGTTTTCTGCTACGTTGCTGATTATTTTGGGCATACACGAGATGGGGCATTACGTGACTTCGCGCCGCTGGGGCGTACGCGCATCGTTGCCCTATTTTATCCCCTTCCCTTCTTTTATTGGCACCCTGGGCGCAGTGATCAAATTGCGATCTCAAATTCCGAACAGTCGGGCGCTTATCGATATTGGTGCGTCTGGACCTATTGCTGGATTTGTAATGTCGGTGATTGCGTGGAGTGCTGGTCTGCACATGTCGGAAATCATGGAAGCGCGGGATGTGTCCGCAGGGACACTCGCGCTGGGTCATTCCCTGTTGTCGGGCTGGTTGGGCAACTGGGTTGTTGGCGATCTGCCTGAGGGCCACACGATAATGTTGCATCCGGTGGCTTTTGCGGGTTGGTTGGGTTTGTTTGTGACGGTGTTGAATTTGTTGCCGATGGGACAATTTGATGGCGGGCATATTGTATATGCGATTTTTGGTGGGAAACACCGGTTAATTTCTCGGGCGACAATGGTGGGGTTGGCATTGATGTGGTTATTGGCACCGCCTTACCACTGGTGGGATGCAGAATCTATATTTAAGACCTGGTATGATTCCCGCTGGGTCGGTTGGCTGGTGTGGTTGGGATTGGCTGCGCTGGTGGGGCGACATCATCCGCCGCTTGCAAATCCCGATGTTGAACTGGATCCCGCCCGGCGATGGGTTGGGTACGCATCGCTGGCTATTTTTATATTGTGTTTTATTCCCGATCCAATTCAGATTTATTGAGTTTGCAAAATGGCGAAGCGTTTGTCCCAAAAAAGACCATTGGAAATGGCTCGCAAGCGGCGATCTCTTCGGTTATGGGTTGTGCCCTGTGTTATAATAATTCTGATCGCCGGTGGATTGGCTGTATATTTTTGGCTACCTCAGTCGTATTTTTGGCGACTGCGATCATATTTTTGGCGACCACAGTTGGTCGAATATGCACTTCCTGCAGAAGAGGCACCAAGATGGAAAGCCGGTCCAGAAGATATTGACGCATTTACCGATACGATGGTCGTGCGGGCAAAAGAGGTGTTGATCGAGCTGGGGGTTCCTCCTGAAGTGATTAAAGAGGTGCGTTTGTCCAAAGGCGAAGTGCGTTGGGAAGTGCAGTCGAAAGTGCCCGATGCTCTGCCGCTGGCTCTTTGCAATCTGTCTTTGACCCATCTGGCGCATGAATTGGGTGGAGCGGTAATTGAAGGTAGCGAAGACCGACAGGGCAATGTGTTGTGGCTTCGCGTGGGGTTGAATGATAAACAGACCAATTTGTTCCGGCTTGAGAAGAATAAAGAACTCGAACGACTCGCGGGGCGCATTGCCATTGTGATCGATGATTTTGGATATCAGGATCAGAATTTGATTCTGTCTTTTTGTGAGTTGCCACAGCCGATTACGTTTTCCATTTTTCCCGGCGAGAAGCATACGGCCTGGATAGCGCAACAGGCGATTGAGAAAAATCACGGCGTGATGGTTCATTTGCCTATGGAGCCGATAGGCTATCCAGCGCGCGATCCAGGTCCCAATGCGATTTTTTTGGATTATGCGCCGGAAAAGATCGCGGAGTTGACTCAGAATGCTCTCTCATCTGTGCCCCATGCAAAGGGGATGAATAATCACATGGGGTCTCGCGTAACACAAAATTTTGAAGCGATGAAATCGGTGTTGCGGGTCGTAAAACGATGGAATTTCTTTTTTATAGATAGTGTCACGTCACCCGAATCAGTGGCTTATGCAATTGCACGGGATATGGGTATTCCAGGTGGTCGCAATGCGATGTTTTTGGATATCGTCGAAGATGAGGACGCGGTGGTCAAGCGACTATACAGGCTCGCTGCACACGCACGGCATGAAGGCACTGTGATAGGTATTGGGCATGCAAAACCCAATACACTACATGCACTGCAACGCATGTTACCCGAATTGACAGAACAGGGGTTTGTATTTGTGCTGGCTGAAGAAGCAGTGAAACAGGTGGGAAGTGAGGAGTGAGAGGACCACCCATCCTTGACGCATAAGAGACGGGATGTTATATTGACCGCGTTTCTTTTTAGCGATTGTTTCTATCGTTTTTGGAGGTGCGTTATTGATGTCGATGGTTTCCGGTTTGAGGTGGTTGCTACCGATGCCGGAACACAAGCGCGTGCAGGGGTTCTCCACACGCCGCATGGGATTGTGGAAACCCCAGTTTTTATGCCGGTGGGTACACTGGGCACGGTTAAGACGCTTTCGCAGCAGGAGTTGCGAGATTTAGATGCGCGTATTATTCTGGGCAATACATACCATCTTTATTTGCGACCGGGTATGGATTTGATGGCTGAGGCAGGTGGTTTGCACAGATTTATGAACTGGGAACGGGCGATTTTGACGGATAGCGGCGGATTTCAGGTGCATAGTTTGGCAGATTTGAATAAAATTACCGAAGAAGGAGTGTTGTTTCGGTCGCATATTGATGGGTCAACGCATCTGTTTACGCCAGAGAAGGTGATTGAGATAGAGCATGTGCTCGGCGCAGATATTGCGATGATATTTGATGAGTGTACGCCGTACCCCAGTTCGCGGGATTACGCACGGGCAGCAGGCGAGCGCACGGTGCGCTGGGCAAAGCAGTGTTTGGATGCTTATGAGGGATATGGACGAAAGAGTTTGGCGGGACACGCGCAGGCTTTGTTTGGCATTGTGCAGGGGAGTACGTATCGCGATTTGCGCGAGCGTTTTACCGAAGAAACCGTCGCGCTCAATTTTCCGGGTTACGCGATAGGGGGTACAGGTGTGGGCGAGCCAAAAGAAGATACCTGGGAAGCGATTTCCACTGTGGTATCTGGTTTGCCCGCGGATCGTCCTCATTATATGATGGGCAGTGGGACGCCCGAAGATTTGATTCAGGGCGTGATGCGCGGTATTGATATGTTTGATTGCGTGATGCCAACGCGCAATGCGCGCAATGGAATGGTGTTTACACAACGCGGGAAATTATCCATTCGCGCGGCGCGTCATGCCCGCGAGTTTGAGCCGCTTGATCCAGGATGTGCGTGTTATACGTGTCGAAATTACACGCGTGCGTACATTCGGCATTTGCATCATACGCGAGAGATGTTGGGGTTGAGGTTATCTACAGTTCACAATGTGCATTTTTATTTAAATTTAATGCGACAGATGCGAAAGGCAATTATTGAGGGTGACTTTGCACAATGGCAGAGGACCTTCTTAAATTTTTACAAAGGAAATGAAGATGGGGAAATTCAAGATCTACGCTCGTGATCGTGTGGTGACAATATTCAAAAAGTGGGGGAATGGGTTTCTTGTTGGAGTGTTTGGTGTTTTGTTGTTTACGGAGAAGGCCTTTGCCTTTGGCGGTGGACAACCCGCAGAAGGTGCCGAGGCTCCCAGTATGCTGGTGACGATGTTTCCGTTCATTTTGATGTTTGTGATTCTGTATCTTTTGATTATTCGTCCGCAACAGAAAAAACAAAAAGATCATCAAAGGATGATTGATGATTTACAAAAAGGCGACCGCGTTGTGACTTCGGGTGGGATGCATGGGACCATTACGGGGATTAAAGAGCAAGAGGGTATTTTGGTTGTGCAGGTCGCCAAAGAGGTGCAGATTGAGGTGTCGCGGGGGTCTATTTCGAGAGTAGATGAGCGCAAGGCGAAGAAATAGTAGAAAGGTGAAATTTGGCGATGAGGGTAGTGTTTATGGGCACGCCCGATTTTGCGGTGCCGTCGCTTGTGAGCGTGGCTCAAAGCGGTCATGATCTTGTGGGCGTGGTGACACGACCAGACAGGCCACGTGGTCGGGGTCAGCAGATGCAATCAACCGATGTGAAGGCTGCGGTTGTGTCGCTGGGGTTGGATGTGCCGGTTTTGCAGCCCGAGTCGCTCAGAGATGAGAATTTTTACGCGCAGTTGCAGGCTCTGGAACCAGATTTACTTGTGGTGGTGGCTTTTCTGATTTTGCCGCGTTCTGTGCTGGCGATTCCCAAATTGGGGTCTATGAATGTCCACCCCTCTCTGTTGCCCAAATACCGCGGAGCAGCGCCTATTCAATGGGCTATTATGAATGGTGAGACCGAGACGGGTGTGACCATTTTTCAACTATCGCCGCGCGTGGATGCTGGCGATATTTTAATTCAACAAAAGATGGCGATTGGGGACGATGAGACGGCGGGCGAACTGTATGAGCGGTTGAAAGTGATGGGCGCTGAGTTGCTCATTCGGGCTATTGATGGCATGGCAGATGGTTCTGTTATTGCCGTGCCGCAGACGGATGCAGGGGTGAGTCGCGCTCCAAAATTAGAGAAAGAAGATGGCGAGATTGATTGGTCAAAAGGTGCTGGAGATATTCGCAATCTCATTCGGGGAACCAATCCTTTTCCGGGAGCGTTTACACTCTGGCGCAACAAATTGCTGAAGGTTCACCGGGCAATAGTTGACACGGGGATGGGAGAAGCGGGCATCGTGATTGGTGCAGATGGGAAACGCGGACTTGTCGTGGGAACGGGCGAGGGAGTTCTCGCGCTGGACGAGGTGCAACCGGCAGGTAAAAAGCGCATGTCCGGTGCTGATTTTGTGCGGGGATATCGCATTGAGGTCGGGGAGAGATTTGGTTAATCGATTCAGGAGGTGGTCATGCTGGTAGGTTTGATGGTGATGTTTAT
This window of the Gemmatimonadota bacterium genome carries:
- a CDS encoding PorV/PorQ family protein, with product MDIVNCALEMVYFTNGRLTHFVRLLNLVKCTGFWSICMQEVFVKRIVFGIFIVTCCLFSAEASSSARKAGFVLLREGVGARAAAMGEAQTAVVGEQTAAFWNPAGVAAMQGKHFILAHHRSFQGIKQGYGGWAYGNDRRGLALSLGVYGVGGLEARREPTATPAGTFSVYDLNAGLSYAQKIGQRIYVGFSIRALHENIGPESAWGMSADGGVLYRLSESLMLGAAYRNLGRMAQLDRERTPLPRVFRLGGAWFWHTWIATADFRLPEAGNRGANFGLEYGVMGRLFLRGGIQTGHDTRMLSFGMGITRRNWRVDYAFVPASQGLGDSHRIAVGIR
- a CDS encoding site-2 protease family protein, whose amino-acid sequence is MSDDLNGNRYFPTQTALPRTQENLRLHVGLFLATAYTTTVAGMIMSPQLASMSVFEDWRIFDPRYLVYGLPFSATLLIILGIHEMGHYVTSRRWGVRASLPYFIPFPSFIGTLGAVIKLRSQIPNSRALIDIGASGPIAGFVMSVIAWSAGLHMSEIMEARDVSAGTLALGHSLLSGWLGNWVVGDLPEGHTIMLHPVAFAGWLGLFVTVLNLLPMGQFDGGHIVYAIFGGKHRLISRATMVGLALMWLLAPPYHWWDAESIFKTWYDSRWVGWLVWLGLAALVGRHHPPLANPDVELDPARRWVGYASLAIFILCFIPDPIQIY
- a CDS encoding divergent polysaccharide deacetylase family protein, with the translated sequence MAKRLSQKRPLEMARKRRSLRLWVVPCVIIILIAGGLAVYFWLPQSYFWRLRSYFWRPQLVEYALPAEEAPRWKAGPEDIDAFTDTMVVRAKEVLIELGVPPEVIKEVRLSKGEVRWEVQSKVPDALPLALCNLSLTHLAHELGGAVIEGSEDRQGNVLWLRVGLNDKQTNLFRLEKNKELERLAGRIAIVIDDFGYQDQNLILSFCELPQPITFSIFPGEKHTAWIAQQAIEKNHGVMVHLPMEPIGYPARDPGPNAIFLDYAPEKIAELTQNALSSVPHAKGMNNHMGSRVTQNFEAMKSVLRVVKRWNFFFIDSVTSPESVAYAIARDMGIPGGRNAMFLDIVEDEDAVVKRLYRLAAHARHEGTVIGIGHAKPNTLHALQRMLPELTEQGFVFVLAEEAVKQVGSEE
- a CDS encoding alpha-ketoglutarate-dependent dioxygenase AlkB, yielding MQEQLSLFSRLPPLSNQEAIDVIAELDYKEDYINESKHNMLMKRIDEQQWLNDLKRRVQHYGYKYDYKARRVARDMRIGNGKLPEWLEELSEKLWKDRHMPKIADQVIVNEYRPGQGISRHIDCEPCFEDTIVSLSLGSGCFMDFTNKDETKKISVWLEPRSIVVLKNEARYKWLHGIAARKSDKLDGYKHDRRRRVSLTFRKVIID
- a CDS encoding peptidylprolyl isomerase; the protein is MAQAETGDRVLIYYKGILEDGTIAEGTPENEPFEFTVGDESVKDIFTRLVNGLEEGDSRTVILSPEDAFGPYNPDFVIEVARSKFPPDALLEKGMRMEVQADPTGTPVEVSVKDITSQTVTLDGNHPFAGEEITMTIQLLEIVV
- the yajC gene encoding preprotein translocase subunit YajC is translated as MKMGKFKIYARDRVVTIFKKWGNGFLVGVFGVLLFTEKAFAFGGGQPAEGAEAPSMLVTMFPFILMFVILYLLIIRPQQKKQKDHQRMIDDLQKGDRVVTSGGMHGTITGIKEQEGILVVQVAKEVQIEVSRGSISRVDERKAKK
- the tgt gene encoding tRNA guanosine(34) transglycosylase Tgt, giving the protein MVATDAGTQARAGVLHTPHGIVETPVFMPVGTLGTVKTLSQQELRDLDARIILGNTYHLYLRPGMDLMAEAGGLHRFMNWERAILTDSGGFQVHSLADLNKITEEGVLFRSHIDGSTHLFTPEKVIEIEHVLGADIAMIFDECTPYPSSRDYARAAGERTVRWAKQCLDAYEGYGRKSLAGHAQALFGIVQGSTYRDLRERFTEETVALNFPGYAIGGTGVGEPKEDTWEAISTVVSGLPADRPHYMMGSGTPEDLIQGVMRGIDMFDCVMPTRNARNGMVFTQRGKLSIRAARHAREFEPLDPGCACYTCRNYTRAYIRHLHHTREMLGLRLSTVHNVHFYLNLMRQMRKAIIEGDFAQWQRTFLNFYKGNEDGEIQDLRS
- a CDS encoding methionyl-tRNA formyltransferase translates to MRVVFMGTPDFAVPSLVSVAQSGHDLVGVVTRPDRPRGRGQQMQSTDVKAAVVSLGLDVPVLQPESLRDENFYAQLQALEPDLLVVVAFLILPRSVLAIPKLGSMNVHPSLLPKYRGAAPIQWAIMNGETETGVTIFQLSPRVDAGDILIQQKMAIGDDETAGELYERLKVMGAELLIRAIDGMADGSVIAVPQTDAGVSRAPKLEKEDGEIDWSKGAGDIRNLIRGTNPFPGAFTLWRNKLLKVHRAIVDTGMGEAGIVIGADGKRGLVVGTGEGVLALDEVQPAGKKRMSGADFVRGYRIEVGERFG